Within Sorangiineae bacterium MSr11367, the genomic segment GCTTTGTTCGGCTGGGACATCTGGCCGCTCCCCCTCGACAACCTCGACCCGTTGCAGTTCGGCGCAATCCCCGCGAGCTTCACCGGTCCGACGTTCTACCGCACGAGCCTGAGCATCCCGCGCCCCGCCGACGGGTTCCTCGCGTTCCCGAATTGGAAAAAAGGCATGGTCTGGCTCAATGGATTCTTGCTTGGCCGCTACTGGGACCGTGGTCCACAACGCCGCCTTTATGCACCCGCGCCGCTGTGGAAAGCCGGCCGCAACGATGTCGTGCTCCTCGAGTTGCACGGTGCGGGCAGCCAGGTCGCGCTGCACGGCGAACCGGACCTGGGGTGATCCCTCGGTTGACATGCCCCTCGCTTGACAGCGGATGAGCGCCACCATCATCATGCCAGAGCCTTCGGCAAAGGTGGCGATGGGCGCGAACTTGCAACACCCGATTCCAGCGCGCCTCTTCGCACGCATCGGCAGCACGATCCAGAACAAGTACCGCATCGACCGGATGCTCGGCATGGGCGGCACTGCGGTGGTGTATTCGGCGGTTCATCGCAACGGCAATCGGGTCGCGATCAAATTTCTGCTCGATCGCTACTCGGACGATCCCGAGATGAGCCGCTTCTTCCGCCACGAAGCGTACGTGGCGAACCAAGTGGAGCACCACGGCGTGGTGCCCGTCTTGGACGACGACGTCGACGAGGCCGGCTGTCCTTTTCTCATCATGCCGCTGCTCGAGGGCGAGAGCCTTCGTGCGCGATGGGAGCGTAGCGAGCGACGCTTGCCCATCGACGAGGTGCTCATCCTGATGGCCGATGCGCTCGACGTGCTGGCCGCGGCGCACGGGCGGGGCGTCGTTCATCGCGACATCAAGCCGGACAACCTGTTCGTGACCACCGCCGGTTACGTTCGCGTGCTCGACTTCGGCATCGCACGAAGGCTCAACGCCGATGCAAGCATCAGCGTAACCGGTCGCATGGTCGGCACGCCCGCGTTCATGCCCCCCGAGCAAGCCATGGGGGACCGCCGCCGCGTCGGTCCTCGGAGCGACTGCTGGGCCGTGGGCGCGACCATCTTCACCCTCCTGACGGGGGATTACGTTCACGTGGCCGACAGCCCCGAGGCACTTCTCGTCGCCGCCGCCATGCGAAGCGCGCGCTCGTTGGGGGACCTCATGCCGGACGCTGCACCCGCCCTCGTGCGCTTCGTCGACAAGGCCCTGGCCTTCGAGCCAAAGGACCGCTGGTTATCCGCCCGCGAGATGCGCGCCGCCTTGCCGGAGGCCTTCGAGGCCGCCGCAGGCGCCCCTTTCAGCACCGTGGCCTCGCGGGTGCGCGCCGACATCGTCTACGAGCTCTCGCCGCGCCACCACCGGGAACCATCCCACCTCGGCGTAGCCCCTGGCGCCGCGCCCCATGCGGAGATGCCGCTCCCAAACCTGCCCGCCACGGAACCGGCGGAGAAGGCTTGGCGACCGGCCGACCTTCCGCAAACCATGCGAGCCGCCGGAATTTCCGCGCCGCGGATCGCGGTGGGGCCAAAGAACGACCGCGAGGGGCGGCTGTTTCATTGTGCCGATGGAATCGCCGTCGGGCAGTGGGGACGCATCTCGTTTGCCGTGTGGCGCGAGGGCGTTACGTACGAGAAGTTCGCCGAGCAGCGGGACGGTCTCGCCGACGTCGTACGTCGTTACCCCGAGGGCGTGGGCTTCATGTGCATCGTCGAAGCGGGCACCAAGCCGCCCGACAACGTGTTGCGGCGCGCTTCCGCGGATATGCTGGCCTCACACGGAGACAAGGTGAAGTGCGTCGCCATCGTGTTGGAAGGCGAAGGCTTTTGGGCCGCGATGACCCGCAGTGTCATCATCGGAATGGGCCTGTTGCTTCCGCGCTTGCTGCCCTCCAGCGCATTCTCGAGTGTCGGGAGCGCGCTCGAATGGATGAGCAGCTACGTGGCCGTGCCGATGCTGGAAGGCGGTACGAGCTTCATCGAGAACGCCCGTCAGCAACTGCGCGAGCAGAAGGGGTCGCCGCCCTGACCCGCTTGCCCGAGGGGGCGTCGGAGCGGCCCTTCGTATTCCGTTGCTCGCTGGAAATGCTTTCCATGAGATGTCGAATGTCCATCTCCGTATTGCTCAGCGACACGGTGAATCGAATCCCCTCCTGCCCCTTCGGCACCGCTGGAAATCCGCCCGGGCAGGTGTAGATACCGCGGGCGCGCAGTCCTTGCGCAAAGCGAAACATCGCTTCCAGCTCCCCGCAAGGAACGAAGAACATCGGACTTCGATCGTTGGTGACGAATCGAATGTCGAGTTGGCGTGCGAGGGACAAGACCAAGTCGATTCGGTCGGTCAGTCCTTTCTGTAGTTCCGAAAAGTCTGGACGCAGGTGGAGCTCTGCGGACGCCACCGCGGCGCCGAGCATCGGCGGCGGCACGGGCCCAGAAAACAGCATCGGCCCGCCGCAGCGCTGCACGCGGGTGCGATCCTCGGCATCGGAGAAAATGACGGCGCCGCCGCCCGCGGAGAATGCTTTGTTCAACGAGAGGACGGCGACGATGCGACGTCGATCGGCGAAGTGTTCCAGGATGAAGCCTCGGCCATGTTTGCCGAGCCACGAGGTCGAGTGTGCATCGTCGACGTAGAGATGCAGAGTTGGGTACTTCTGCATCAAGGCGGCCAAGTCCGAAACAGGAGCAAAGTCCCCGTACATCGAATAAAGACCGTCCAGCAGCAGCCAAACTCGTCGATGTTTGCAGGCGAGCCTTGCGATCTTTTGCTCGAGTCGATCGATGTCGAAGTGAGGCACCGTTGCCACCGGAATGCCATCGAGCAGGCACGTCGCCATTTTCACGCTGGCATGCGTGAATACGTCGATGAGAACGGCGTCGCCGGGGTGAACGAGGACCGGGAGAGCCGCCATATGGGCGAGCGTGGTGGACGGCGCCACGAGGGGGAATCCGCCGGTCATTGCTTCGAGAGCGCTCTCGAGCTGCAGGTACAGCGGAGACTGCAGGTACGCCCGCGAATACGAAAATTGCGTCCCATAGCGACGAATCGCCCGAACTGCGGCATCATTCAATTCGGGCCGTTGCTCGAGCCCGAGATAACTGCATCCGCCGAAGTTGAGGAGGACCCGACCACCGATCTGAACTTGCCGACCTGCGTATTCCGTACTGTCGGCCGTCAGCATCATCAGGCCGGCGCCGGCGGTTTTACCGATTCTGTGTTCGATGAGCGGAAGGAGGCGCGACGGAGCATAGGTTGTCATCATTTCCTCTGACGTCACGGGAACAATGCTCTAATAAGCAGCGGAGGTTCTCTCTCTCGAAACCGGGTGCGACATGGCCAATGCGTCTCAAAAGTCAGCCGTTGGGGTGCAAATCCTGCATCGCACCGGCGGCATGGCCATCGCACAGTTTGGTCGCTTGTGTGTCGTGGTCTGGCGCGATGCCGTGACCCAACCCACCTTCGACCTGCAGCGCGCCGGCTTGGACCAGGTCGTGCGGAACCATCCAGACGGCGCAGGTTTCCTGTGCGTGATCGAACCATCGACCCGGCCTCCAGACGATGCTTTGCGAAGAGCGTCGGCGCAGATGGTCATGTCCCATGGCGATCACTTGAAGTGCACGGGCGTGGTGATCGAAGGGGAGGGGTTTCGAGCCGCCATTACCCGGGGAGTATTGTCAGGCATGGCTCTACTGCTCTCCCGTAAAGTGCAGGCGATGGCGTTTTCGGACACCTTCAGCGCACTCAAATGGATGCGAAATTACGTACCCGTCGGTCCCATCGAAAGGGGAACGAGCTTCATCGAACAAGTTCGAAAAGAACTCGATCCCTTGCCGGAGCGATAACCGACTCCCCGTCGAGTCGCGAACATTGGATTAGGTATATCCAAATACGAACGGTCGCAGTTGGGGGATATACCTGGTGAGCATCCCGCCAACGGACGCTCGTTCGCCCGCCTTGGGATACTATATATACGTCTAACGGCTCGAGAAGTTTATAGTCTTCATCGGGGTTTGCAAAAATCAACTCCCTGACGTCAAAAAAATGTCGCTCCGGCACCAAAGGCAGGGGCTACCCACGAACGGGCGGCGGTCACCTTCAAGCACACGCACGCCAAGGGACAGGCGGACAGGCGGACAGGCGGACAGGCGGACAGGCGGACAGGCGGACAGGCGGACAGGCGGACAGGCGGACAGGCGGACAGGCTCGCCGCCGTTTCGCGTCGACGGCGTTCGTGAAGGATGTGCGAGTGCATACCAAGGTATCGCTGCAAAATTGCGAATGCCGATCACGAATGGCTCGACCTGCTCCGAAAAGACATCTATATCGCGATCATGGGGAGGTGTTCCGTTCATGACACGATGGAAGTGGGCAGCACCGTTGCTGGCATGTGCATCGCTGTACGCGTGCGGGAGTCCTTCCGACGCGACGACAATCGAATCGGGCAGCATCGAGCAGTCCTCTGCGGCCACGGACACCGAGACGCCCCCGCGCGCCGAGCGGGGAAAACCGGGTAACGTTGGCGTCAGCGTCGACTACGCCTACAGCGATATACCCATTGCGGGCGTCGCCGGCGGGAAGAACGTCGTTTTCGTAGGTCAACCGATCAACGGCAAGGTGATGGCCCTCGATCGGTTCACCGGGGAACCGGTCGGTGAGCTGCCTTCGCCGGCCGAGGGTTTCGCTGTCCCATTTATCATTCACACCGTGGGCGATCCCGACGAGGGACGGGTCACCGTGCTCGGGGCCGGGGGATACCCCAGCCCGAAGCCGTTCTTGCCGGCCAACCCCACTTTGTACGAGTTCAGCTATCGTTACGATCGGCTGCATGGATTTCGAGCCACGCGCACGCGCGACATCAGCTTTGCGAGTGTGCTCGTGGGCTTCGCCGAAGACTTCGTGCACCTCGATGACGGCCGATACCTCGTTTCCGACGCCATCCTCGGCAGCATTTGGGTCGTCGAGCGCGATGGAACCATCTCCCCCGGTATCGTGCCAAAGACCTTTCTCCCCGAAGATCGCATTCCCCAGTTGGCCTTTTGCGAAACGGGACCCACGGCGCGGGTGAATGGCTATCCGTTCCGCTTCACGGGTGGTACGCAACCGGGGGTGTCGCCCCTCGCTGTACGCCGGGGTACGGTTTACTTCAACACCACGTGCGGGCGCGGCCTGTATCGGTTCCCGTTGCGCATTCTCCGCGACCAACGGCAGCCGTACGAGCGGGCGCGGGACATCCGCCTCGTCCAGGGCGTTCCGGCCCATGTCGACATGGAGGAGCTCCTCGACTTTACCTTTCACCCCTACGATCCATCGGATCACTGGCTCTACGCGGCCGACGCGCTGAAGCTCCGAATCATCCGCATCGACCTGGACACCGGGCGCCGTCAGATCGTCGCCGAAGACGCGCGGCGCTTCGATTTTCCCTCGTCTCTAGGGTTTTTGCCGCCGATCGCGGGGGTCTCGCCCATCGTCGTCGTTTCCAACCAGCAGGAGCGGAGTCCCCTGACCAACGATGCCGTGACCACCACGACGTTTCAGTTACCTTTCATCGTTGCAAAGGTCTTTGTGCCGTAATCGGCTCTGCAGTGCAGACCTCTGCCGAAGTTGATTTTTGCGCCGGATGCACCTAGGCAATGGGGTCCCGAGATGATCGGTATTCCAATAATGGTCCGCTGATATTCAACTACGTGCACTTGACTCAACCCCGAAGGGGCCGTATGTGGTCGATCTCGACCAAGCCCGTCAAGAAACATCGGATTGGCGCGAGTCTTCCATATAGGCATTTGGTATCTCTCGGTGATACGTGTCAGGCCGCCTCAGCTCCACTTCAGCTTATTTTAGTGCGCTACGAACTTTTGCAGTGCGGCAACCAAGGGGAGACAACGAGAGAGGTCAATGTCTGAAATCGACGTCAACGATGTGGCCATTTTCGTCCGCGTGATCGAGCTAAGCGGCTTTGCAAACGTGGCACGAGAGCGCAGGGTCCCCACGTCTACCGTGAGTCGTGCGGTTTCCCGCCTCGAGCAGGCGCTTGGGGTTCGTCTGGTTCAGCGCACGACCCGCAACATGATGCCGACCGAAGAAGGCCGGATGTTCTACGAGGACGTGGCACCGGCGCTCACCGTCGTCCGGAATGCCGCACGCGGTCTCGAGGGCGCAGGGCGCTCGCCGCGCGGACGGTTGCGGTTGTCCGCCCCGCACGACGTGGGCACCACGTTTCTCCCGCCGCTCGTGGTCGAGTTCGCGCAGCGTTTTCCCTTGGTAAACGTCGAGGTTCATCTCTCGTCGCGCATGGTGAATCTGGTCGAGGAAGGGTTCGACTTGGCCGTGCGCGCCGGGTCGTTTTCGGAGACGAGTCTGGTGTCGCGCCGGGTCGGCGACATCGAGTGGGATCTCTACGGGTCCGCATCGTACGTCGAGCAAAATGGCACACCGCGAACGCTCGACGATTTGGATCAGCACACGTGCGTCCTGTTTCGTCCGCGGGGCGGCGAGACCGAGTGGCGGCTGCATGGTCGCGATGGGAAAGACCCGGAGACGCGCAAGGTGCGCGGCCGCATCGGTGGCGACGATTTCGAGTTCGTGCGTGCGGCCATTCTGGCCGGCGGTGGCATCGGCCTTTTGCCGCGCATTACGGCATCGGGCGACGTAGCCGCCGGCAAATTGGTGCGCGTTCTACCGCAGTACGAAGTGCATAGCGGCGTGCTGCACATGGTTTACCCCTCCGCGCGTCAGGTCCCCGCGAAAGTGGCGCTGTTCAGCGACTTCGTCATCGACAGCTTCGCGCGAATGGACCTCCACGACGGCATCCCCGACGGGCACGTGAACCACCACGCGCCCCAGGTGGAACTGCTCGAGGGCGAATAACGCAGTGTCGAACAATGCGACAGTCGCGACGACTCTGCGTCATGGGATAATGCGGCGCTGACGAAGATCGCCGAAGATCCGAAGGAACATGGCCTCGGTGTCCACGTACTCGTGAAAGCCGGCGCGGCGGGCTTTGGAGCCGTCGGCGAACATGTCGTAGTCCCACGAGAAAACGAAGTCGCCAAATCGCCACGACGAGACGCTTTCGTAGGGCAGGGGCTCCAGGCCGTGCTTCTCGATCATGCGCTTCCAGAGGGCGGCCTTGTCGGCCATCACGACGTCGAGTGACATCGTCAATGGCGGCGCCACCTCCAAATCGAAGAAGCGCGCAATCTTGGGCCACATTTCATTCCAGCGGAAAAGATCACCATTGTTGATATTGAAGGCTTGATTGGCCCCGGCCTCGCTCGTGGCGGCCCAAACCGTTGCCTTGGCAAGCAACCCGGCATCGGTCATCTCGAGCAGCTTGTCGTATGCGCCGACCTTGCCTGGAAAGCGCAGCGGCAGACCGAGCTCCTTCGAGATGGATGCATACACAGCCATGACCATGGCCAGGTTCATCGGATTGCCGAGCCCGAATCCGCACACGACGGAGGGCCGGATGGCCGACCACGTCCACGTTTTGCCCTTCTGCCGATCCTCGAGAAAGCTCTGCTGGTCGACGTTGAACTCGGGCGGCATGTGCCCGGCGTCGCTCTCCCGCGCGGGCGTCTTGAACGGCCCGAGGTGGGCGCCGTACACCTTGTAACCCTGCATCAGGCTGATGTGCTGCAATCTGCGCGCGACCGGCTCGATGGCGTCGACGACGTTCACGAGCATCGCCAGGTTCGGCGGCACGAGTTCGGCCCACGTCGGGCGATCCTGGTAGGCCGCGTAGAAGACGTGCGTGACGTCCGTCAGCTCGGAAAGCTTGGCGCGGCAGTCCTTCGGGTCGAGAAGGTCGACGCTGATGTGCTTCACCTTCGGACGCGAGGACGTCGCAGGGCGACGCGACAGGCCGATGACCTCCCAGTCCTCCAGGGTCGCGAGATGCTCGATGAGATTCCCGCCGATGACCCCTTGGGCTCCGACGACGAGGGCGACGTTCTTGCGTGTGCTCATGGCTCAGAAAGTGGGGGTGCGGGGCCACGGTAGATAGCCGTGGCCAGGGCACATCATTTGTGAATCGAAGTCACGTCGGTGTGTTCCACCCGCCCACGGACTCCACCAAGCGATCCGACTCTTTCGGTCCCCAGCTGCCGGGTTCGTACGCGTGGAGCGGGCTCGGACCATGCAGAATCGGGTCCACGATGGCCCACGCGGCTTCCACCACGTCCTGACGTGCGAAGAGCGTCGCGTCGCCGGCCATCGCATCGCCGAGCAGCCGCTCGTAGGCTTCCATGCGTCCGCCGTGGCCTTGTTCGGGCTCCTCGACGATGGAGAGCTCGATGGGCTTTCCCACCATGCGATCGCCGTACTCCTTGGCGCGCGCGCCGAGGGCGATGACCACGTTGGGGCTGACGCGAAAGCGGATGTAGTTGCCCATGCTGGGCGCCGCCTCTTTGAAGACGACCTGGGGCGGGTTGTTGAACTCGATCATGACCTCGGTCACCGTCTTCGCCAGCGACTTGCCCGCGCGCACGTAGAAGGGCACGCCCTGCCAGCGCCACGAATCGACCCACAAGCGGAGCGCGGCGTACGTGCCGATGTACGAATCGGGCTTCACCCCGGGCTCGCCGCGGTAGCCGTTGAACTGCCCGCGCACCAGATTCTCCACGTCCAGCGGGCGGATGGTGCGCAGCACCTTGGCCTGCTCGTCGCGAATGGCCTCCGCGTAGGTGCTCGACGGCGCCTCCATGGCCAGGTAGCTCACGATCTGCAGAAGGTGATTCTGCACGACGTCGCGGATGACCCCCGTCTCGTCGTAGAACTTGCCGCGCCCCTTCACGCCGAAGGACTCGGCCATGGTGATTTGCACGTTCTCGACGTAATGCCGATTGAGAATCGGCTCGAGGAAGGCGTTGGCAAATCGGAAGTAGAGGATATTCTGCACCGCCTCTTTTCCGAGGTAGTGGTCGATGCGAAAGATCGACGACTCGGGAAATACGGCGTGGAGCGTTTGATTGAGCTTCTTCGCAGATTCCAGATCACGCCCGAACGGCTTTTCCACGACGACGCGCGCGTTGGTGGCATTTCCCGATTTGGCCAGCTGTTCGACCACCGTGGGGAACATGCTGGGCGGGATGGCCAGGTAGTGCAGCGGCCGCTGGGCCCCGCCGAGCTGCGCGCGCACCTGCGCGAACGTCTGCGCATCGCCGTAGTCGCCATCGACGTAGCGGAGTTGGGCTACGAGCTTCGCGAACGCGGCTTCGTCGAAGTCGCCGGCGGTGTTCAAGCTGTCGCGCGCACGCTCGATCAATTGATCGCGCGTCCAGCCGGACTTGGCCACGCCGACGATGGGCACATCGAGCCGCCCGCGCCGGATCAGCGACTGCAGGGCGGGGAAGATCTTTTTGTAGGCCAGATCGCCGGTGGCGCCGAAGAACACGAGTGCATCGGAGTGGGAATCCTTCTCGTTGCTCATGAGAAATCATGTAACCGGTTCGGTACCCTAAGGTACAAACGTTTCGATCGGTCCCCGCACGGGCCGGCCGCGATGCCAGACGGCCGAGATGGCTTTGGTGTTCGCGATGGTGTGCGACGGATCCGCATCGAGGACGATGAAGTCGGCTCGCTTTCCGGGCGCGAGCACGCCGCGGTCGCCGAGCTGGAGCAGAGCCGCGGCATGCCGCGTGGCCATGCGGATGGCTTGCAGCGGTGTAAGCCCTGCCTCCACCATCAGCGCCAGCTCGCGGTGCTCCGACACGCCGGGCACGCGCAGCGGCGTGCCGCCCGAATCCGCGCCGAAGCCGATGGAGATGCCTGCATCATGCAGCGTTTTCAAATTGCGAAGGTTCGTCGCCAGCGACGCGCGGGCTGCCGCGGACTTGGGCTCATGCAGGGTGCGCGCCCGCCACGCGGGATCGTCGAAGCGTGCGCGAAGGGCGGGCTGGAGCGCGTGTTGCGTGAAGAGGTCGGCGGTCCAGACGGGGCGCTCGGCGTAGGCGAAGGTCGACTCGTCGAGCGCCAAGGTCGGGACGTACCACGTGCCGTTTGCCTCGAGCAGGCGCACGAAGGCCTCGTCGACCGGTGCATCGCGCACCCCGTGGGCGATGAGGTCGACCCCAGCGCGGGCGACCGCTCGGGCGTCTTCCAAGTCGTGGATGTGGGCGGCCACGCGAACACCGCGCGCGTGCGCTTCGTCGATGACCGCCTCGTAAATGGCCGGTGACATTTTGACGGGGAGCGCGCCGGCGAAGTCGTCGAGCCAGAGTTTCACGAAGTCGGTCCGCCGATCGGCCATCTCGCGCACGGCGGCGCGTGCCTCGGCGGGGGTGCGCGGGCGAAAGAGCTGGTCGTTTCCGAGCGGAAACATGGCCTCCGGCGGCGCCCCGTTGGGCACGCCGACCCCGCGATCGACACCGAACAGGTCGGCGCCGGGGTGCTTTCCCGCGTGCATCTCGTCGCGCAGCTCGCAGAAGAGTGCGCCGTTCAGACCGAGGGAGGTCACCGTGGTGACGCCGTAGGCCTCGTATTGCGCCAGTTGGCGAAGGATGTTCGGCCGCGTGTAATGCCCCGGACCGACGTCCGCCCCATCGACGAGCCCCACGTGGGCATGGTTCGAGACCAGGCCCGGCATGATGGTCTTGCCGCTGCAGTCGAGGATGCGCGCGCCCTCGGGGATCTCACCCTCGCCGGTGGCGACGATGGTCTCGCCCCGCACGGCGAGGACCGCATGGGCGATGGGCTCGCGGTCCGTGCCATCGATGAGCGTGGCCCCGCGCAAAACGACGGTGTCGCTCATGCCGTCTGCCCTCCGTCGATGACCACGAATTGGCTGGTCACCGCCCGCTGCGTGGCAAGGTTGTACACGAGCTGGGCCACGTCCTCGGGCGTGGTCGCCTCGCCGAGGAGTGTGCGCTGTCGAACGCGCTCCGCCACCTCCTCGCGTCCGGCCCACCACCGGGTCATCACGAAGCCGGGAACGACGCAGGACACGCGCACTTCGGGCGCCAGGGCCCGCGCCAGCGACTTGGTCAATCCGTGCAACGCGGCCTTGGAGACGGCGTACGGGAGCGACGAGCCTTCGCCGGTCAGCCCGGCGATGCTGCCGATGTTCACGATGGCCCCGCGGCTCGCCCGCAAGTGCGGTGCGGCTGCCCGCGCGCACTGGAACGCGCCGCGCACGTTCACCGCCAGCACCGTGTCCCACACCTCGTCCGGGATGGCCTGGAGATCGCTCGCCGAGCCACCTGGCACCGGCGGGCTCACGGCGGCGTTGTTCACCAGCCAATCGACACGTCCATGGTTGCGCACCGCCTCGCCGACCATCGCGTCCACCGCACGCGCATCGCGCACGTCGGCGCGCACCGCTCGAACGCGCAGGCCACGCCCTGCGGCCTCCGCCACGGTCTCCTCCGCCTCGCGCTCCGAGCGGCTGTAGCTGAAAAGGACGTGCGCGCCCGCTTCCGCGAAGCGCAACACCGTGGCCCGACCAATTCCTGTACCTCCGCCCGTGACGATCGCAACGCCTTCATCCATGCTGCGGAATTAGGGAACGGTCGGTTCCAAATCAAGCCCCTCCTCACGTGAAGGAGGGGGCGAAGGGCCGGGAAGGGCACGAAGATCGCGCTCCAGGGCCTCGGCCATGCGCACCGGCGGCAAGGTTCCCGTGAGCCACCCGAGTTTCAGCCCGGTCATGCTGCGCACCATCTCGCGATGCACGAAGGGAACGCGCGAGAGGGCGGCCATGAACCGATCGCGCACCCACCCGAGCAGGCGCGCGTCCGATTGAAAGAACGGCGTCAGCGCCCGCGTCGCCAGTTGGTAGAAGCCGAGGTGCCGCCGCCGCGCGTGTGTGTAGCGTTCGAGCGGCGCCGGGCCCTGGAAGCAGTCGGCGAGGATCATGGCGTCGTACAGTGCGAGGTTGCACCCTTGGCCGAGCTGCGGGCTCATCGCGTGCGCCGCATCGCCGAGGTAGACGACCGAGCGCGCGCCCCACCGCCGCATGGTCACGTCGTTGTACGACGAGAAGGTGATTTGCTCTGCGCTTTCGATTTGATCGAGCACCGAGCCCGCCATCGGGGCGTGGGCACGGACCTCGCGCTTCCAGGCGTCCAGGTGCATGCGCACCTCGTCGAAGCGATCCGCGCGCAGGCTCCAGAACAGGGTGACGAGCGGCTTGGCCTTGGTCCCGCGTGCGCTCGGGCCCAGGCCCGTGGGCAGAAGACCGAGCATGCGCTCCGTGCCCCGCACGATCTGGTGCAGCCGGCCGGCGAACTGGCCCTCGGGGTCCTCTCCGATGAACCAGAGCGCTCCCCAGCGGTACGGCCGCACGCGGGCCTCGGTGCGCACGACGGGCCGAAGGCGCGAGCGCGCGCCGTCGGCCACCACGACGAGTTGGTACGGGCCATGGCGGCGCCCCGCCTCGTCGATCACGTGCGCCGTGCCGCCATCGTCCTCGATGCGATCGATGGAGACGCCGCATCGGAGCGTGACGGGGCTGTGGCGTACGGCATCGAAAAGCGCCTCGAACAAGACGCCGCGGTGCAGACCATAGCCGGTGAGCCGGGGCTCCAACGTTGCGTAAGACAGGTCGAAGATGGTGCGCCCGCGCTCCGTTTCGCAGAGGAGCCGCTCGACGCGTGCGCCGCGTGCGGCCACCTGCGGCAGAAGCCCCAATCGACCGAGCACCGCCTGCCCAATGGGCTGCAGCACGATGCCCGCACCGACGGGCCCGGGCTCGGGCACGCGTTCGAACATCGTCACGCGGTGGCCGGCGCGCGACAGAAAGAGCGCAGCGGCAGGGCCCGCCGTTCCGCATCCGACGACGGCGATCTCCAACGGGGCATTATGGGGCATGGGGAGCACTTGCCGTTTTACGCGAGAGATCCTAACTTACTACCCGTAGCTGTCGTGGCTACCCGGACGAGGTGCGCCGTACCCGGTGAGGATAAGACGACGCGATTCCACAGGAGGAACGCGTCATGGCATGGGTCTATCTCGTTATTGCAGGTCTTCTCGAGGTCTGCTGGGCCATCGGCATCAAGTACACGGAGGGCTTCACCAAGCTCGGACCGAGCGTGGTCACCGGGGTGGCCATTGTCGCGAGCATGCTCCTTTTGGCCTATGCCTCGCGCACGCTTCCCATCGGCACCGCATACGCCGTGTGGGTCGGCATCGGCGCATTCGGTGCGGCCGTCCTCGGGATGGTGCTTTTCAAGGAGCCCTTCACCATCGGGCGCGCCGTTTTCCTGGCCCTTCTGGTCATATCCATCATTGGATTGAAGGTCACGAGCCCCCAGGCTTCCTGAGAGCCGCCGTGCTAGAGTCGGCTCTGCATGGCGGTTCCCGCGTTGGAGCTTCGCGAGGTGACGAAGCGGTTCGGTGACAAGGTGGCGGTGGACGGCCTCTCCCTGTCGCTCGAGCCGGGCGCCTTCCTCGGGTTGCTCGGCCGCAACGGGGCAGGGAAGTCGACCACCCTCAAAATGGTCACCGGGCTGCTTCGCCCCACGCACGGAAGCATTCGCGTGCTCGGTTTGGACATCGAGAAGGAACCGCTCGAGGTCAAACGCCAGATCGGCGTCATGCCCGAGGACATGGCCCTGCTCGACATGCTCACCGGCCCGCAGTACCTGCGATTCGTCGGACGCATGTACGGCCTCACCGACGACGTCATCGATGCGCGGGCCAAAGAGCTCTTCGTCAAGCTGGACCTCGTCCCCGGCCCGCGCGCATTGCTTGCAGACTACAGCTTTGGCATGAAGAAGAAGATCGCGCTCTGCGCGGCCATCCTTCACGGCCCGCGGCTGGTCTTCCTGGACGAACCCTTCGAGGGCATCG encodes:
- a CDS encoding PQQ-like beta-propeller repeat protein, coding for MTRWKWAAPLLACASLYACGSPSDATTIESGSIEQSSAATDTETPPRAERGKPGNVGVSVDYAYSDIPIAGVAGGKNVVFVGQPINGKVMALDRFTGEPVGELPSPAEGFAVPFIIHTVGDPDEGRVTVLGAGGYPSPKPFLPANPTLYEFSYRYDRLHGFRATRTRDISFASVLVGFAEDFVHLDDGRYLVSDAILGSIWVVERDGTISPGIVPKTFLPEDRIPQLAFCETGPTARVNGYPFRFTGGTQPGVSPLAVRRGTVYFNTTCGRGLYRFPLRILRDQRQPYERARDIRLVQGVPAHVDMEELLDFTFHPYDPSDHWLYAADALKLRIIRIDLDTGRRQIVAEDARRFDFPSSLGFLPPIAGVSPIVVVSNQQERSPLTNDAVTTTTFQLPFIVAKVFVP
- a CDS encoding SDR family oxidoreductase codes for the protein MSTRKNVALVVGAQGVIGGNLIEHLATLEDWEVIGLSRRPATSSRPKVKHISVDLLDPKDCRAKLSELTDVTHVFYAAYQDRPTWAELVPPNLAMLVNVVDAIEPVARRLQHISLMQGYKVYGAHLGPFKTPARESDAGHMPPEFNVDQQSFLEDRQKGKTWTWSAIRPSVVCGFGLGNPMNLAMVMAVYASISKELGLPLRFPGKVGAYDKLLEMTDAGLLAKATVWAATSEAGANQAFNINNGDLFRWNEMWPKIARFFDLEVAPPLTMSLDVVMADKAALWKRMIEKHGLEPLPYESVSSWRFGDFVFSWDYDMFADGSKARRAGFHEYVDTEAMFLRIFGDLRQRRIIP
- a CDS encoding LysR family transcriptional regulator; protein product: MSEIDVNDVAIFVRVIELSGFANVARERRVPTSTVSRAVSRLEQALGVRLVQRTTRNMMPTEEGRMFYEDVAPALTVVRNAARGLEGAGRSPRGRLRLSAPHDVGTTFLPPLVVEFAQRFPLVNVEVHLSSRMVNLVEEGFDLAVRAGSFSETSLVSRRVGDIEWDLYGSASYVEQNGTPRTLDDLDQHTCVLFRPRGGETEWRLHGRDGKDPETRKVRGRIGGDDFEFVRAAILAGGGIGLLPRITASGDVAAGKLVRVLPQYEVHSGVLHMVYPSARQVPAKVALFSDFVIDSFARMDLHDGIPDGHVNHHAPQVELLEGE
- a CDS encoding serine/threonine protein kinase; amino-acid sequence: MSATIIMPEPSAKVAMGANLQHPIPARLFARIGSTIQNKYRIDRMLGMGGTAVVYSAVHRNGNRVAIKFLLDRYSDDPEMSRFFRHEAYVANQVEHHGVVPVLDDDVDEAGCPFLIMPLLEGESLRARWERSERRLPIDEVLILMADALDVLAAAHGRGVVHRDIKPDNLFVTTAGYVRVLDFGIARRLNADASISVTGRMVGTPAFMPPEQAMGDRRRVGPRSDCWAVGATIFTLLTGDYVHVADSPEALLVAAAMRSARSLGDLMPDAAPALVRFVDKALAFEPKDRWLSAREMRAALPEAFEAAAGAPFSTVASRVRADIVYELSPRHHREPSHLGVAPGAAPHAEMPLPNLPATEPAEKAWRPADLPQTMRAAGISAPRIAVGPKNDREGRLFHCADGIAVGQWGRISFAVWREGVTYEKFAEQRDGLADVVRRYPEGVGFMCIVEAGTKPPDNVLRRASADMLASHGDKVKCVAIVLEGEGFWAAMTRSVIIGMGLLLPRLLPSSAFSSVGSALEWMSSYVAVPMLEGGTSFIENARQQLREQKGSPP
- a CDS encoding aminotransferase class I/II-fold pyridoxal phosphate-dependent enzyme codes for the protein MMTTYAPSRLLPLIEHRIGKTAGAGLMMLTADSTEYAGRQVQIGGRVLLNFGGCSYLGLEQRPELNDAAVRAIRRYGTQFSYSRAYLQSPLYLQLESALEAMTGGFPLVAPSTTLAHMAALPVLVHPGDAVLIDVFTHASVKMATCLLDGIPVATVPHFDIDRLEQKIARLACKHRRVWLLLDGLYSMYGDFAPVSDLAALMQKYPTLHLYVDDAHSTSWLGKHGRGFILEHFADRRRIVAVLSLNKAFSAGGGAVIFSDAEDRTRVQRCGGPMLFSGPVPPPMLGAAVASAELHLRPDFSELQKGLTDRIDLVLSLARQLDIRFVTNDRSPMFFVPCGELEAMFRFAQGLRARGIYTCPGGFPAVPKGQEGIRFTVSLSNTEMDIRHLMESISSEQRNTKGRSDAPSGKRVRAATPSARAVADGRSR